The Coregonus clupeaformis isolate EN_2021a chromosome 13, ASM2061545v1, whole genome shotgun sequence genome includes a region encoding these proteins:
- the LOC121579977 gene encoding apolipoprotein A-I-like — MSKTAHTSDQGPIKAAWPYASASLTQRAASPTQPFTMKFVALALTLLLAVGSQALQNDAPSQMEHIKAATIEYLTQLKETAQKTLDHLDGTEYAEYKMKLSESFDKLHEYAQTASQTLTPYGDAFSAQFLEATKQVREKLMADVEDLRTQLEPKREELQQVLQKHVEVYREKLEPVFKEYVFKNREEMDTLRTKLQQLVDEMRAKFEVNVEETKSKLLLMVEVVRTKLTNNLEELRNLATPYAEEYKDQLVKSVGEVREKVSPHTADLQSKLEPYFEDLKSRFMAFYDTVSTAMKA; from the exons ATGTCCAAGACAGCACACACATCTGATCAGGGACCTATAAAAGCTGCCTGGCCCTATGCTTCGGCCTCCCTCACTCAAAGAGCAGCATCCCCAACCCAG CCCTTCACCATGAAGTTTGTCgctcttgcactgactctcttgttGGCAGTAG GCTCCCAGGCCTTGCAGAATGACGCCCCCTCCCAAATGGAACACATCAAGGCTGCCACCATAGAGTACCTCACTCAGTTGAAGGAGACCGCCCAGAAGACCCTGGACCACCTCGATGGAACTGAATACGCTGAGTACAA GATGAAGCTGTCCGAGAGCTTCGACAAGCTGCACGAGTATGCCCAGACCGCTTCCCAGACTCTGACCCCCTACGGTGATGCCTTCAGCGCCCAGTTCCTGGAGGCCACCAAGCAGGTGCGTGAGAAGTTGATGGCTGATGTTGAGGACCTCCGCACCCAGCTGGAGCCCAAGCGTGAGGAGCTGCAGCAGGTCCTCCAAAAGCATGTTGAGGTGTACCGCGAGAAGCTGGAGCCCGTCTTCAAGGAGTACGTCTTCAAGAACCGTGAGGAGATGGACACCCTGAGGACCAAGCTGCAGCAACTGGTCGATGAGATGCGCGCCAAGTTTGAGGTCAACGTTGAGGAGACCAAGTCCAAGCTGCTCCTCATGGTTGAGGTAGTCCGCACCAAGCTGACCAATAATCTGGAGGAGCTGAGGAATCTGGCCACCCCCTATGCTGAGGAGTACAAGGATCAGCTTGTGAAGTCCGTCGGTGAGGTGAGGGAGAAGGTGTCCCCACACACTGCTGACCTCCAGAGCAAGCTGGAGCCCTACTTCGAGGACCTGAAGAGCAGGTTCATGGCCTTCTACGATACTGTCTCCACAGCCATGAAGGCATAA
- the LOC121579978 gene encoding platelet-activating factor acetylhydrolase IB subunit alpha2 isoform X3 produces the protein MSGDEMNPAAVAQAVEDVQGDDRWMSQHTRFVQECKDAEPEVLFIGDSMVQLMQQYEIWLELFSPLHALNFGIGGDTTCNVLWRLQNGELDNIRPKVTVVWVGTNNHEHSAEQVAGGILAIAQLLTSSLPKTKVVVLGLLARGERPNPLREKNAAVNGFLHSWLPRLGQAQFLDVGAGFVHSDGTISTRDMFDFLHLTAAGYRAIAKPLSDLLLQILEETPEEKRASLV, from the exons ATGAGTGGTGATGAGATGAACCCAGCAGCAGTGGCCCAGGCAGTGGAGGATGTACAGGGAGATGACCGCTGGATGTCCCAG CACACACGGTTTGTTCAGGAGTGTAAGGACGCGGAGCCGGAGGTGCTGTTTATAGGAGACTCCATGGTCCAGCTAATGCAGCAGTACGAG ATCTGGCTGgagcttttctctcctctgcaCGCGCTCAACTTTGGAATCGGGGGAGACACCACCTGTAACGTGCTGTGGAGGCTGCAGAATGGAGAACTGGACAACATCAGGCCCAAG GTGACGGTGGTGTGGGTAGGAACCAACAATCACGAGCACTCGGCAGAGCAAGTTGCAGGGGGAATCCTTGCCATCGCACAGCTGCTCACCTCCAGTCTTCCTAAGACTAAGGTTGTTGTTCTG GGTCTGTTGGCACGGGGCGAGCGGCCCAACCCGCTGCGGGAGAAGAACGCGGCGGTGAACGGCTTCCTGCACTCCTGGCTGCCGCGGCTGGGCCAGGCCCAGTTCCTGGACGTGGGGGCGGGCTTTGTGCACTCTGACGGGACCATCTCCACCCGGGACATGTTTGACTTCCTGCACCTGACGGCGGCGGGCTACCGGGCCATCGCCAAGCCCCTCAGTGACCTACTGCTGCAGATACTGGAGGAGACGCCTGAGGAGAAGAGGGCCTCACTGGTCTGA
- the LOC121579978 gene encoding platelet-activating factor acetylhydrolase IB subunit alpha2 isoform X2, translating into MLKSGRMSGDEMNPAAVAQAVEDVQGDDRWMSQHTRFVQECKDAEPEVLFIGDSMVQLMQQYEIWLELFSPLHALNFGIGGDTTCNVLWRLQNGELDNIRPKVTVVWVGTNNHEHSAEQVAGGILAIAQLLTSSLPKTKVVVLGLLARGERPNPLREKNAAVNGFLHSWLPRLGQAQFLDVGAGFVHSDGTISTRDMFDFLHLTAAGYRAIAKPLSDLLLQILEETPEEKRASLV; encoded by the exons ATGCTGAAGAGCGGGAG GATGAGTGGTGATGAGATGAACCCAGCAGCAGTGGCCCAGGCAGTGGAGGATGTACAGGGAGATGACCGCTGGATGTCCCAG CACACACGGTTTGTTCAGGAGTGTAAGGACGCGGAGCCGGAGGTGCTGTTTATAGGAGACTCCATGGTCCAGCTAATGCAGCAGTACGAG ATCTGGCTGgagcttttctctcctctgcaCGCGCTCAACTTTGGAATCGGGGGAGACACCACCTGTAACGTGCTGTGGAGGCTGCAGAATGGAGAACTGGACAACATCAGGCCCAAG GTGACGGTGGTGTGGGTAGGAACCAACAATCACGAGCACTCGGCAGAGCAAGTTGCAGGGGGAATCCTTGCCATCGCACAGCTGCTCACCTCCAGTCTTCCTAAGACTAAGGTTGTTGTTCTG GGTCTGTTGGCACGGGGCGAGCGGCCCAACCCGCTGCGGGAGAAGAACGCGGCGGTGAACGGCTTCCTGCACTCCTGGCTGCCGCGGCTGGGCCAGGCCCAGTTCCTGGACGTGGGGGCGGGCTTTGTGCACTCTGACGGGACCATCTCCACCCGGGACATGTTTGACTTCCTGCACCTGACGGCGGCGGGCTACCGGGCCATCGCCAAGCCCCTCAGTGACCTACTGCTGCAGATACTGGAGGAGACGCCTGAGGAGAAGAGGGCCTCACTGGTCTGA
- the LOC121579978 gene encoding platelet-activating factor acetylhydrolase IB subunit alpha2 isoform X1 — translation MKSYLLIIRTQFKLAELLALSNFIVMGCCYQMSGDEMNPAAVAQAVEDVQGDDRWMSQHTRFVQECKDAEPEVLFIGDSMVQLMQQYEIWLELFSPLHALNFGIGGDTTCNVLWRLQNGELDNIRPKVTVVWVGTNNHEHSAEQVAGGILAIAQLLTSSLPKTKVVVLGLLARGERPNPLREKNAAVNGFLHSWLPRLGQAQFLDVGAGFVHSDGTISTRDMFDFLHLTAAGYRAIAKPLSDLLLQILEETPEEKRASLV, via the exons ATGAAATCGTATCTGCTGATAATTCGAACTCAATTTAAGCTTGCTGAATTGCTAGCACTTAGTAACTTTATAGTCATGGGTTGTTGCTATCA GATGAGTGGTGATGAGATGAACCCAGCAGCAGTGGCCCAGGCAGTGGAGGATGTACAGGGAGATGACCGCTGGATGTCCCAG CACACACGGTTTGTTCAGGAGTGTAAGGACGCGGAGCCGGAGGTGCTGTTTATAGGAGACTCCATGGTCCAGCTAATGCAGCAGTACGAG ATCTGGCTGgagcttttctctcctctgcaCGCGCTCAACTTTGGAATCGGGGGAGACACCACCTGTAACGTGCTGTGGAGGCTGCAGAATGGAGAACTGGACAACATCAGGCCCAAG GTGACGGTGGTGTGGGTAGGAACCAACAATCACGAGCACTCGGCAGAGCAAGTTGCAGGGGGAATCCTTGCCATCGCACAGCTGCTCACCTCCAGTCTTCCTAAGACTAAGGTTGTTGTTCTG GGTCTGTTGGCACGGGGCGAGCGGCCCAACCCGCTGCGGGAGAAGAACGCGGCGGTGAACGGCTTCCTGCACTCCTGGCTGCCGCGGCTGGGCCAGGCCCAGTTCCTGGACGTGGGGGCGGGCTTTGTGCACTCTGACGGGACCATCTCCACCCGGGACATGTTTGACTTCCTGCACCTGACGGCGGCGGGCTACCGGGCCATCGCCAAGCCCCTCAGTGACCTACTGCTGCAGATACTGGAGGAGACGCCTGAGGAGAAGAGGGCCTCACTGGTCTGA
- the LOC121579979 gene encoding myelin protein zero-like protein 2 codes for MCRTWLQFLALLGGFAVPGVLRVGGMEVFMSNEVEAVNGTEVRLKCTFKSKHPVSHSSVTVSWNFRPLGQGAEESVFYYQEMAYPPTEGRFKGHAVWSGDILRQDASISLQDIPFTFNGTYTCQVRNLPDVHGINGEVTLRVVHKVSVSEIGILAVAIGGAIAIVLVVLGIFVVFKYRKLNRHANTDLELLGRELQERELNARVLEERELNARDKKEWKDPTVC; via the exons ATGTGTCGGACATGGCTACAGTTCCTCGCGCTTCTGGGTGGATTTGCAGTGCCAG GTGTGCTGCGAGTTGGTGGGATGGAGGTTTTTATGTCCAATGAGGTGGAGGCGGTGAACGGGACAGAAGTGAGACTGAAGTGCACCTTTAAGTCCAAACACCCCGTGTCCCACTCCTCTGTGACTGTCTCCTGGAACTTCCGTCCCTTGGGCCAGGGAGCCGAGGAGTCG GTGTTTTACTACCAGGAGATGGCATACCCCCCTACAGAGGGGCGGTTTAAGGGCCATGCAGTGTGGTCAGGGGACATCCTGAGACAGGACGCCTCCATCAGCCTCCAGGACATTCCCTTCACCTTCAACGGCACCTACACCTGCCAGGTTCGCAACCTTCCTGACGTCCACGGCATCAACGGAGAGGTCACCCTCAGGGTCGTCCACAaag TGTCCGTCTCTGAGATAGGCATCCTGGCTGTAGCCATCGGGGGAGCTATCGCCATAGTCCTGGTGGTGCTGGGCATCTTTGTGGTGTTCAAGTACCGCAAACTCAATCGCCACGCCAACACAGACCTGGAGCTGCTGGGGAGGGAACTGCAGGAGAGAGAGTTAAATGCCAGGGTCCTAGAGGAGAGGGAGCTAAATGCCAGGGATAAGAAGGAGTGGAAGGACCCTACAGTGTGTTGA